From the genome of Streptomyces sp. NBC_01116, one region includes:
- a CDS encoding MFS transporter — MTADAPGGAGGASAKRSLRPLAGVLAAIAVSVTGTRISLVALPWFVLVTTGSATLTGLVAFCEMAPYVVVKAFAGPLVDRIGPRAVSWTTDLASAAAAATIPLLHSLDLLSFPVLLGLVAVIGAARGPGDLAKEVMVPEAAERCGTPLVRATGLSGVIERLASTIGPAAGGALVALLGPMAGLVVNAVCFALGSVIVAVALPRGTGRPVVDPSAPAGGEEAGYWRRFGEGLTFLRHEPLLLAVIVMVGITNLLDAAMTTLLVPVWAGESGNGPAAIGLIGSVMGAAAVGGSLIAAMAAHRLRRRVVVLGGFLLAGAPRFLVLAADAPLGAVLAVFAVSGFGAGFINPVLGAVLVERVPRRLLGRVNALGDSLSWSGIPLGGLLAGAAVSAVGLTPVLLACGAAYFLTTNLTGLRPEWRAMDHRPREGDGVLPPRAEKGAERGGATVP; from the coding sequence ATGACGGCGGACGCCCCCGGCGGCGCCGGCGGAGCATCCGCGAAGCGGTCCTTACGGCCGCTGGCCGGGGTGCTGGCGGCCATCGCCGTCTCCGTGACCGGCACGCGGATCTCGCTGGTGGCCCTGCCCTGGTTCGTGCTCGTCACCACGGGCAGCGCCACCCTGACCGGTCTGGTCGCCTTCTGCGAGATGGCGCCCTACGTGGTGGTCAAGGCGTTCGCCGGCCCCCTGGTGGACCGGATCGGACCGCGGGCCGTCTCCTGGACCACCGACCTGGCGAGCGCGGCCGCCGCGGCGACGATCCCGCTCCTCCACAGCCTGGACCTGCTGTCCTTCCCCGTCCTGCTGGGCCTGGTCGCGGTGATCGGCGCGGCACGCGGCCCCGGCGACCTGGCCAAGGAGGTGATGGTCCCGGAGGCCGCCGAGCGCTGCGGTACGCCCCTGGTACGGGCCACCGGCCTGTCCGGCGTGATCGAGCGGCTCGCCTCCACGATCGGTCCGGCGGCGGGCGGCGCCCTGGTGGCGCTGCTCGGCCCCATGGCGGGCCTGGTCGTCAACGCGGTCTGCTTCGCCCTCGGTTCGGTGATCGTCGCCGTCGCGCTGCCTCGCGGTACGGGGCGTCCGGTCGTGGACCCCTCGGCACCGGCCGGCGGAGAGGAGGCGGGCTACTGGCGCCGGTTCGGCGAGGGCCTCACCTTCCTCCGGCACGAGCCGCTGCTGCTCGCCGTGATCGTCATGGTCGGGATCACCAACCTGCTGGACGCGGCGATGACCACCCTGCTGGTGCCCGTCTGGGCGGGGGAATCCGGAAACGGCCCGGCGGCGATCGGCCTGATCGGCAGTGTGATGGGGGCGGCCGCGGTGGGCGGGAGTCTCATCGCCGCGATGGCCGCGCACCGGCTCCGCCGCAGGGTGGTGGTCCTCGGCGGATTCCTGCTGGCCGGGGCGCCGCGATTCCTGGTCCTCGCCGCCGACGCCCCCTTGGGCGCGGTCCTGGCCGTCTTCGCCGTCAGCGGGTTCGGGGCCGGGTTCATCAACCCCGTGCTGGGGGCCGTCCTCGTGGAACGGGTGCCGCGCCGGCTGCTGGGCCGGGTCAACGCGCTCGGTGACTCCCTGTCCTGGTCCGGGATCCCGCTCGGTGGGCTGCTCGCCGGGGCGGCGGTGTCCGCGGTCGGACTGACTCCGGTGCTCCTCGCCTGCGGGGCCGCGTATTTCCTGACCACGAATCTGACGGGGCTGCGGCCGGAATGGCGCGCGATGGACCACCGTCCGCGCGAGGGCGACGGCGTCCTGCCGCCGCGGGCGGAGAAGGGCGCCGAACGAGGCGGGGCGACGGTGCCCTGA
- a CDS encoding ArsR/SmtB family transcription factor produces the protein MTTDDTADRPAAPAAPDAGEGSVVLDAKGLRALAHPVRVRLVGLLGKHGPSTATRLAERLGVNSGTASYHLRQLGAAGFVEEDTERGNARERWWRSVHRTIWFSDPELTEREPEAALAYQRSVAALHTLRTQQTLNGLRTMDRPWRNAFDMSDWALRLTPEETAALYEELAEVVARYRRDTPGTAANAPEGAERVGVITHILPEPDAPAPGAEAR, from the coding sequence ATGACAACAGATGACACAGCGGACCGGCCGGCCGCCCCGGCCGCCCCGGACGCCGGAGAGGGATCGGTCGTCCTGGACGCCAAGGGGCTGCGTGCTCTGGCGCATCCGGTACGCGTGCGGCTGGTCGGGCTGCTGGGCAAGCACGGCCCGTCCACAGCCACCCGCCTCGCGGAGCGGCTGGGGGTGAACTCCGGGACGGCCAGCTACCACCTGCGTCAGCTCGGCGCGGCCGGCTTCGTCGAGGAGGACACGGAGCGGGGCAACGCACGCGAGCGCTGGTGGCGTTCGGTGCACCGGACGATCTGGTTCAGCGATCCGGAGCTGACCGAGCGGGAGCCCGAGGCCGCACTCGCCTACCAGCGGTCCGTCGCCGCCCTCCACACCCTGCGCACCCAGCAGACCCTGAACGGGCTGCGGACGATGGACCGCCCCTGGCGGAACGCCTTCGACATGAGCGACTGGGCCCTAAGGCTCACGCCCGAGGAGACCGCCGCGCTCTACGAAGAGCTGGCCGAGGTCGTCGCGCGCTACCGGCGGGACACCCCCGGGACAGCGGCGAACGCCCCCGAGGGCGCCGAGCGGGTCGGCGTCATCACCCACATCCTGCCCGAACCGGACGCCCCCGCACCGGGAGCGGAAGCGCGATGA
- a CDS encoding ABC transporter ATP-binding protein, with product MTATTTTTTPNPDPSGSPGPSKPVGDPPLLEVRNLTVTYGRGADAVPAVRGVDLRVEAGQKLGIAGESGCGKSTLALALLRLLPATATPTGEILLDGEDVLTMKWGRLRAVRWAGASIVFQGAMHSLNAVHRVGDQIAEPILLHSRATPAAARRRAGELLEQVGLPAARAQAYPHELSGGQRQRVMIAMALACDPRLIVADEPTTALDVMIQAQILRLIEALVADQGVGLIMISHDLAVLADTCDRLSVMYAGRVVEEGPARQVYTDARHPYGKALSAAFPRIGDLSSRHAPRGLPGDPPDPSALPGGCTFHPRCPVALDSCATEDQELRDAGAERRAACVLVDAPAADDARSTT from the coding sequence TTGACCGCCACGACCACGACCACCACGCCGAACCCGGACCCGTCCGGCTCCCCCGGCCCGTCGAAGCCGGTCGGCGATCCGCCGCTCCTGGAGGTGCGGAACCTGACCGTCACCTACGGGCGCGGGGCCGACGCCGTCCCCGCCGTACGGGGGGTCGATCTGCGGGTCGAGGCCGGGCAGAAGCTCGGCATCGCGGGGGAGTCCGGCTGCGGCAAGTCGACGCTGGCCCTCGCGCTGCTGCGGCTGCTGCCCGCGACGGCCACGCCGACCGGCGAGATCCTGCTCGACGGCGAGGACGTCCTGACCATGAAGTGGGGGCGGCTGCGGGCGGTCCGCTGGGCGGGCGCGTCGATCGTCTTCCAGGGCGCGATGCACTCGCTGAACGCCGTGCACCGGGTCGGGGACCAGATCGCCGAGCCGATCCTCCTCCACAGCAGGGCCACCCCCGCCGCCGCCCGCAGGCGGGCCGGTGAGCTGCTGGAGCAGGTGGGGCTGCCCGCCGCCCGGGCCCAGGCCTATCCGCACGAGCTGTCGGGCGGTCAGCGGCAGCGCGTGATGATCGCCATGGCGCTGGCCTGCGATCCGCGGCTGATCGTCGCGGACGAGCCGACCACCGCCCTCGATGTGATGATCCAGGCGCAGATCCTGCGGCTGATCGAGGCGCTCGTCGCGGACCAGGGCGTCGGGCTGATCATGATCAGCCACGACCTCGCGGTGCTCGCCGACACCTGTGACCGGCTCTCGGTGATGTACGCGGGCCGGGTCGTCGAGGAGGGCCCCGCCCGGCAGGTGTACACGGACGCCCGCCACCCGTACGGCAAGGCGCTCTCCGCCGCGTTCCCGAGGATCGGGGACCTCTCCTCCCGGCACGCCCCGCGCGGTCTGCCGGGGGACCCGCCGGACCCCTCGGCGCTGCCGGGCGGCTGCACCTTCCATCCGCGCTGCCCGGTGGCGCTCGACTCCTGCGCCACCGAGGACCAGGAGCTGCGGGACGCGGGGGCCGAACGCCGGGCCGCCTGCGTCCTGGTGGACGCGCCCGCCGCCGACGACGCGAGGAGCACGACATGA
- a CDS encoding oligopeptide/dipeptide ABC transporter ATP-binding protein, with translation MSTTPPTGAAPPVATAPLLSAETLKVAFPGRRGAATARAVDGVDLDIRPGEIVALVGESGCGKTTLARSLLGLVAPTSGRVTFGGAPLDYTGRALKAYRKRVQLVLQDPSGSLNPRHTVYDAVAEGLRIHGYAGDERAAVSEALSRAGLRPPERFFLRFPHELSGGQRQRVVIAGALVLEPELIVADEPVASLDASVRGEILALLLRLRDELGLSALVVTHDLGLAWNIADRVAVMYLGRIVETGPVEQLLTAPRHPYTRALLSVLPEAEGEPVVLAGEPPDPSKVPGGCRFHVRCQVLASGEAERAGVARACRTVDLPVLSGGGDTGVACHWAAACGGEEDRRGPA, from the coding sequence ATGAGCACCACCCCTCCGACCGGCGCCGCGCCGCCCGTCGCCACCGCTCCCCTGCTCAGCGCCGAGACGCTGAAGGTCGCCTTTCCCGGCCGGCGCGGGGCCGCCACCGCCCGCGCGGTCGACGGCGTCGACCTCGACATCCGGCCCGGCGAGATCGTCGCGCTGGTGGGCGAGTCCGGCTGCGGCAAGACGACGCTGGCCCGGTCCCTGCTCGGCCTGGTCGCGCCCACCTCGGGCCGGGTCACCTTCGGCGGCGCACCGCTCGACTACACGGGCCGGGCGCTGAAGGCGTACCGCAAGCGCGTGCAGCTGGTCCTCCAGGACCCGAGCGGCTCGCTCAACCCCCGGCACACGGTGTACGACGCGGTGGCCGAGGGACTGCGCATCCACGGGTACGCGGGCGACGAGCGGGCGGCCGTCTCGGAGGCCCTCTCCCGGGCCGGGCTCCGGCCGCCGGAGCGGTTCTTCCTGCGCTTCCCGCACGAGCTGTCGGGCGGTCAGCGTCAGCGCGTGGTGATCGCCGGTGCCCTGGTGCTGGAGCCGGAGCTGATCGTGGCCGACGAGCCGGTGGCGTCGCTGGACGCGTCGGTGCGGGGCGAGATCCTGGCGCTGCTGCTGCGCCTGCGGGACGAGCTGGGTCTCTCGGCCCTGGTGGTCACGCACGATCTGGGGCTCGCCTGGAACATCGCGGACCGGGTGGCGGTGATGTATCTGGGACGGATCGTCGAGACGGGCCCGGTCGAGCAGCTGCTCACGGCCCCTCGACACCCGTACACCCGGGCCCTGTTGTCCGTGCTCCCGGAGGCGGAGGGCGAGCCGGTCGTGCTGGCCGGGGAGCCGCCGGACCCCTCGAAGGTGCCCGGCGGCTGCCGGTTCCACGTCCGTTGCCAGGTCCTGGCCTCGGGCGAGGCGGAGCGGGCGGGAGTGGCGCGGGCGTGCCGCACGGTGGATCTGCCGGTGCTGAGCGGCGGCGGGGACACCGGGGTGGCGTGCCACTGGGCGGCGGCGTGCGGCGGGGAGGAGGACCGGCGCGGTCCCGCCTGA